In Gammaproteobacteria bacterium (ex Lamellibrachia satsuma), a single genomic region encodes these proteins:
- a CDS encoding tetratricopeptide repeat protein: MALKKSFGLAVVVGICLQLAVFWNTAHAIYISPPVFVQFSGSTKIRQLLETRHFREVLKLAQTHLRDKPDDGEMLAILGYAQAGLGDWRSARRSVTRAIQLVPAARADQLRLLLANILLDKGDSKEAERIFQALLARDATNTKALLGLGLLFRRTDDLPRAVDYFKRVLRIDPEQETALRALVQIHMEQRDYPAIARVAREIPADSPSKGLGYYFEALALIRREQPDYHAAVDLLEKALDVSRSAQVLYTLGYVLLKEGRTKESVRRLKEAITLNPNFFEALKLLGIISLRSEQPKAASEYLEKALSINKSPELHHLLGKAYLLQDRREDGVNELLKSLESADLNSDAQFALEGLYRYIGGDLEQSEIALRESLKTTPNALDARILLIANLLKQGRFEGAARQARLGMDLHPNLQALLLNLLAQAKLSAGDLEEAEKALLDALESDPGAIPARLNLSGVYFRKGQYSKAEAELKNILTKDPLHVQTRLRLGRVYQATANFNAAERVLRGPKDDAPPAQLLLRELVLLKTREREHMAALEYARIMITKYPNLFDGFLLQSQVFASLGRAADAIESLDTGLQKAGDSRKSLGLAAKLARVNGWHEKAVHYLQRHEMQFGLADPVLKKLYATELIELGSTSLAREVIQGSLSPADPDTAFLLAKSYIADGDQVKAEEYIDSALESGVSAEAVEKQRAELRLAIQTESLVEALQSKPDDPARYHALAEAYEFLGDFDAAIETYKRGAAKTRRKLLFHTQTARIYLKKGDTRRAIELADDVLDRLGNGSDPGGDVEFRAYAVLGMSWARRQDTSKAEAALERATREGSRLAPAFYQLAKIKLAKGDAETATTLLKSAIGIKPTVIRYYLALAQIYQRSGHVQKSVAVYEEGLAANIDSVPLLNNVALLYLSLGEHQNALSRANRALELAPQEANVLDTVGWVHLQTGNPEKAVRYLERAVDRDPKSSLYRYHLGFGYFKMGAIKLAKRELEEALNHQALAPWTQEVKRVLATIASQG; this comes from the coding sequence ATGGCATTAAAGAAGAGTTTCGGTCTCGCGGTTGTTGTCGGCATATGTTTGCAACTGGCGGTTTTCTGGAATACAGCCCACGCAATCTACATCTCGCCACCGGTTTTCGTGCAGTTTTCCGGCAGTACGAAAATTCGTCAGCTTTTGGAGACCCGGCATTTCCGGGAAGTGCTCAAACTGGCCCAGACCCATCTCCGGGACAAGCCGGATGACGGTGAAATGCTGGCAATCCTGGGATACGCGCAGGCGGGGCTTGGGGATTGGCGCTCAGCCCGGCGGAGCGTCACCCGGGCCATTCAACTGGTCCCAGCGGCTCGTGCTGACCAATTGCGATTGTTGTTGGCCAACATCCTGCTGGATAAGGGAGACTCGAAAGAAGCTGAAAGAATCTTCCAGGCGCTCCTGGCGCGTGATGCAACCAATACCAAAGCGCTGCTGGGACTGGGACTGCTATTTCGCCGTACCGATGACTTACCCCGGGCAGTGGATTACTTTAAGCGGGTTCTCAGGATCGATCCTGAGCAGGAAACGGCCCTCAGAGCACTGGTCCAGATCCACATGGAGCAGCGTGATTACCCTGCCATCGCCCGCGTGGCGAGAGAAATTCCTGCAGATTCCCCTAGCAAGGGCTTGGGGTATTACTTCGAGGCACTGGCGCTGATCCGACGGGAGCAGCCCGACTACCACGCCGCGGTTGACCTTCTGGAAAAGGCATTGGATGTTTCCAGATCGGCCCAGGTGCTATACACCCTCGGATACGTGCTACTAAAGGAAGGGCGAACGAAGGAATCCGTGCGCCGGCTGAAGGAGGCCATAACACTGAACCCCAACTTCTTCGAGGCGCTCAAGTTGCTGGGGATTATTTCATTGCGGTCGGAGCAACCAAAGGCGGCATCGGAGTATCTGGAAAAGGCACTCTCCATAAATAAATCTCCCGAACTGCATCATCTTCTGGGAAAAGCCTATCTACTCCAGGATCGAAGGGAAGACGGGGTAAACGAGCTGTTGAAATCGTTGGAGAGCGCAGATTTGAATTCTGATGCGCAGTTCGCACTCGAGGGGCTTTACCGTTATATCGGCGGCGATCTGGAGCAATCGGAGATCGCCCTGCGGGAATCGCTCAAGACGACTCCAAACGCACTGGATGCACGCATCCTGTTGATTGCGAATCTGCTCAAACAGGGCAGATTCGAGGGCGCAGCCCGACAAGCCCGGCTCGGGATGGACCTTCACCCCAACCTGCAGGCGTTATTGCTCAACCTTTTGGCCCAAGCCAAGCTGAGTGCAGGCGATCTTGAAGAGGCGGAAAAGGCGCTGCTGGACGCCCTCGAAAGTGATCCGGGCGCAATACCGGCCCGTCTAAACCTGTCAGGGGTATACTTCAGAAAAGGGCAATACAGCAAAGCGGAGGCGGAGCTGAAAAACATCCTGACGAAGGACCCTCTGCATGTGCAGACCCGACTCCGCCTCGGCAGGGTTTATCAGGCGACCGCAAATTTCAATGCGGCGGAGCGAGTACTCCGCGGCCCGAAGGACGACGCCCCCCCAGCGCAGCTCTTGCTGCGGGAGTTGGTCTTATTGAAGACCCGCGAACGCGAGCACATGGCCGCGCTCGAGTATGCCCGGATCATGATTACCAAATACCCCAACCTGTTCGATGGGTTCCTGTTGCAGAGTCAGGTCTTTGCATCCCTGGGCAGGGCTGCGGATGCGATCGAGTCCCTCGACACCGGATTACAGAAAGCCGGCGATAGTCGCAAATCACTCGGCCTGGCCGCGAAGCTGGCAAGAGTGAACGGTTGGCATGAAAAGGCTGTGCATTACCTACAACGCCACGAGATGCAGTTTGGACTGGCTGACCCTGTACTTAAGAAATTATATGCCACTGAATTGATAGAACTCGGAAGTACCAGTCTGGCGAGGGAAGTGATTCAGGGCAGCTTGAGCCCGGCAGATCCGGATACAGCCTTTTTGCTGGCGAAAAGCTATATTGCGGACGGCGACCAGGTAAAGGCCGAGGAATATATCGACAGCGCCTTGGAATCAGGCGTATCCGCCGAGGCAGTGGAGAAACAGAGGGCCGAGCTGCGGTTGGCGATACAAACGGAATCTTTGGTGGAGGCACTGCAATCCAAGCCAGATGATCCGGCACGATACCATGCCCTCGCCGAGGCCTATGAGTTTCTGGGTGACTTCGACGCTGCGATAGAGACCTATAAAAGAGGAGCAGCAAAAACCCGGCGAAAGTTGCTGTTTCATACACAGACGGCACGCATCTACCTTAAAAAAGGCGATACAAGGCGCGCAATTGAGCTGGCTGACGATGTCTTGGATCGGCTGGGGAACGGATCCGATCCCGGTGGCGATGTTGAGTTTCGCGCCTACGCGGTTCTTGGGATGAGTTGGGCTCGTCGGCAGGATACGAGCAAGGCTGAGGCAGCCCTGGAACGTGCTACCCGAGAAGGAAGTCGCTTGGCCCCTGCTTTCTACCAGCTCGCAAAGATTAAGCTGGCAAAGGGTGATGCAGAAACAGCGACGACGTTGTTGAAGTCGGCAATTGGTATCAAACCGACTGTTATTCGCTATTACTTGGCACTTGCCCAGATTTATCAGCGATCAGGACATGTTCAGAAAAGTGTAGCGGTATATGAAGAAGGTCTTGCTGCAAATATCGATTCCGTACCTCTGCTTAACAATGTAGCACTACTCTACCTGAGTCTGGGTGAGCACCAGAACGCACTCTCCCGTGCGAACCGAGCTTTGGAACTGGCTCCCCAGGAAGCAAACGTCCTCGATACAGTTGGTTGGGTGCATTTACAGACCGGGAACCCCGAAAAGGCTGTTCGCTATCTGGAGCGAGCAGTGGATCGAGATCCAAAATCATCTCTGTATCGCTACCATTTGGGTTTTGGCTACTTCAAAATGGGTGCTATTAAACTGGCAAAGCGCGAGCTTGAAGAGGCACTCAACCATCAGGCACTCGCACCCTGGACTCAGGAAGTCAAAAGAGTACTTGCGACAATCGCGAGCCAGGGCTAG
- a CDS encoding PEP-CTERM sorting domain-containing protein → MVQLDLSDGQSKTVAVGDSVLFDTPVAKETTVTPTFFLDNTFTNTTSLRIDPTFDLEILSAHLGLDLPGIVNTLGVGDINITLGPLFEQHLTTPGPDIAVFDRSWALPFDQVMAADFTIRTPEPGTLILLGSGLLGMAVSRRRRTIPA, encoded by the coding sequence ATGGTACAGCTGGATCTCAGTGACGGGCAGTCCAAGACTGTTGCAGTGGGGGACAGCGTCCTGTTCGATACACCAGTGGCAAAGGAAACCACAGTCACGCCTACTTTTTTCCTCGACAACACCTTCACCAATACCACTTCCCTGCGGATCGACCCCACGTTCGATCTGGAGATCCTCTCTGCCCATCTGGGACTGGACCTGCCTGGCATAGTGAATACTTTGGGTGTCGGTGACATTAATATCACCTTAGGGCCCTTGTTCGAACAGCATCTGACTACGCCCGGGCCCGACATTGCAGTGTTTGATCGGTCTTGGGCACTGCCATTTGACCAGGTCATGGCAGCCGATTTTACCATCCGGACACCTGAACCGGGCACGTTGATATTGCTGGGCAGCGGTCTTCTCGGCATGGCCGTATCACGGCGCAGGCGTACAATTCCTGCCTGA